The Cellulomonas wangleii genome includes a region encoding these proteins:
- a CDS encoding fructosamine kinase family protein has protein sequence MEHEDGGTARSDATALLLRRLHAAGLTDVVAVEHAAGGQAAVAGLARRADGTSVFVKGFVESPSDDAFAAEAEGLDALRTLGGAATPRVVLVAADLLVLEPLRPRPADAAFWERCAHVLARLHTTTTHSRFGWHRDNWLGRRRQVNTWHDDGFEFFAQHRLLRWLDEPRVAAALDTGDRAALEHLCARLPELLPVRPACLVHGDLWAGNVMATADGTPALIDPAVSYTWADVDLAHVWTTAPPPEADRFFPLYAELTGLDDGWRERMPILQLRQHLAVVAQFDDDWGAADALRATLAPFRRRA, from the coding sequence ATGGAGCACGAGGACGGCGGCACCGCGCGGTCCGACGCGACGGCCCTGCTGCTGCGGCGCCTGCACGCGGCCGGGCTGACGGACGTCGTCGCTGTCGAGCACGCGGCGGGCGGACAGGCCGCCGTCGCGGGTCTGGCGCGCCGCGCGGACGGGACGTCCGTGTTCGTCAAGGGGTTCGTCGAGTCGCCGTCGGACGACGCGTTCGCCGCGGAGGCCGAGGGCCTGGATGCCCTGCGCACGCTCGGCGGGGCGGCGACGCCGCGGGTCGTCCTCGTCGCAGCCGACCTGCTCGTGCTCGAGCCCCTGCGCCCGCGGCCGGCCGACGCGGCGTTCTGGGAACGGTGCGCGCACGTCCTGGCCCGTCTGCACACGACGACCACGCACTCCCGGTTCGGGTGGCACCGCGACAACTGGCTCGGCCGGCGCCGCCAGGTCAACACGTGGCACGACGACGGGTTCGAGTTCTTCGCGCAGCACCGGCTGCTGCGGTGGCTGGACGAGCCCCGGGTCGCCGCCGCCCTGGACACGGGCGACCGCGCGGCGCTGGAGCACCTGTGCGCGCGGCTGCCCGAGCTGCTGCCGGTGCGCCCGGCCTGCCTGGTGCACGGCGACCTGTGGGCGGGCAACGTCATGGCCACGGCCGACGGGACGCCCGCACTCATCGACCCGGCCGTCTCCTACACGTGGGCCGACGTCGACCTCGCGCACGTCTGGACGACCGCCCCACCGCCCGAGGCCGACCGCTTCTTCCCGCTCTACGCCGAGCTGACGGGCCTCGACGACGGGTGGCGCGAGCGGATGCCGATCCTCCAGCTGCGCCAGCACCTCGCCGTCGTGGCGCAGTTCGACGACGACTGGGGCGCGGCCGACGCCCTGCGCGCGACGCTCGCGCCGTTCCGCCGCCGAGCCTGA
- a CDS encoding cupin domain-containing protein: protein MEHWTIATVAQQSPDFRRVLWTGKHSQLVIMTIPPGGEIGEEVHEDIDQILTFVSGTGKAVVSGQERNVAQGDLVVVPAGRTHNFLNTGENPLILYTVYGPPEHADGAVHRTKEEADAAEEAGKDEPPTE, encoded by the coding sequence GTGGAGCACTGGACGATCGCGACCGTCGCGCAGCAGAGCCCGGACTTCCGGCGCGTGCTGTGGACCGGCAAGCACAGCCAGCTCGTCATCATGACGATCCCGCCGGGCGGGGAGATCGGTGAGGAGGTCCACGAGGACATCGACCAGATCCTCACGTTCGTCTCCGGCACCGGCAAGGCGGTCGTCTCCGGCCAGGAGCGCAACGTCGCGCAGGGCGACCTCGTCGTCGTCCCGGCCGGGCGGACGCACAACTTCCTCAACACCGGCGAGAACCCGCTGATCCTCTACACGGTCTACGGCCCGCCGGAGCACGCCGACGGTGCGGTGCACCGCACCAAGGAGGAGGCGGACGCCGCCGAGGAGGCGGGGAAGGACGAGCCGCCGACGGAGTGA